The following proteins are encoded in a genomic region of Macrobrachium nipponense isolate FS-2020 chromosome 44, ASM1510439v2, whole genome shotgun sequence:
- the LOC135203953 gene encoding basic proline-rich protein-like: MGSRLRPPPVEPFLLLRLGGQPPTGPPPVGSSPPARWDGQPPAPAGRALPPASAGMGSRLRPPPGRASPFPPASAGMSAASGPPPVRGPSYLPSGLGNWAPAGLRPPPVSPSSLLRLGMGSRLPAPRSPEPSFLASAGMGSRALPGPRRSSPFLLLSAGNGQPPRPRRRSPRPFLLAFGWDGLAAFRPPPVEPFPPCFSAGMEGSRLRPPPVEPFLLPGFRGSGAAASGPRPLRLRPSSLFGWMAAASGPAGSGGPSSCFGWGLWAAGLPGPPPVPRDLLLASGRSPFLCLALGWDGQAASVPAVGSPPCLPGLGLGSPPASLPFPAFAWDGQPPPDPGGAPGLGQWGSRLPAHCQSSPSLLAFKPGMGAVPPASGPTWFTERSGRTLQAWTEWLALPVKAGDWTLPARTEWLALPAEAGGQTLPDASRAFSPSSAGMGSRLRALPVEPFLLLWLGWAATSGHRQSSHSSCYGWDGQPPLALAARALPPVSAGIGSCLRPLPVEPFLLLWLGWAAASDPRRSSPSSCFGWDGQPPPDPAGRALPAASAGMGNRLRTPPVEPFLLLRLGWAAASGPRRLSPSCCFGWDGQPPPAIAGGALPPASARMGSRLRPPPVTERGGRTLLAWIEWLALPAKAGRRSL, translated from the exons atgggcagccgcctccggcccccgccggtcgagcccttcctcctgctgcGGCTGGGAGGGCAGCCGCCTACTGGGCCCCCGCCGGTCGGGAGCTCTCCTCCTGCtcgctgggatgggcagcctccgGCCCCCGCCGGTCGAGCTCTTcctcctgcttcggctgggatgggcagccgcctCCGGCCCCCGCCAGGTCGAGCCTCCCCTTTCcctcctgcttcggctgggatgtCAGCCGCCTCCGGGCCCCCGCCGGTCAGAGGCCCTTCCTACCTGCCTTCAGGGCTGGGTAATTGGGCCCCAGCCGGCCTTCGGCCCCCGCCGGTCAGCCCTTCCTCCTTGCTTCGGCTTGGGATGGGCAGCCGCCTTCCGGCCCCGCGGTCCCCCGAGCCTTCCTTCCTggcttcggctgggatgggcagccgggCCCTTCCGGGcccccgccggtcgagccccttCCTCCTGCTTTCGGCTGGGAATGGGCAGCCGCCTCGGCCCCGCCGCCGGTCCCCGAGGCCCTTCCTCCTGGCTTTCGGCTGGGATGGGCTAGCCGCCTTTCGGcccccgccggtcgagccctttcCTCCTTGCTTTTCGGCTGGGATGGAGGGCAGCCGCCTCCGGcccccgccggtcgagcccttcctcctgccgGGCTTTCGGGGGAGTGGGGCAGCCGCCTCCGGCCCCCGCCCATTACGGTTGAGGCCTTCCTCCTTGTTCGGCTGGATGGCAGCCGCCTCCGGCCCCGCCGGTTCGGGaggcccttcctcctgcttcggctGGGGATTATGGGCAGCCGGCCTTCCAGGGCCCCCGCCGGTTCCCCGAGACCTCCTCCTGGCTTCGG GTCGAAGCCCTTTCCTTTGCTTGGCTTTAGGTTGGGATGGGCAAGCCGCCTCGGTCCCCGCCGTCGGGAGCCCCCCCTGTCTCCCCGGCCTGGGATTGGGCAGCCCACCCGCCAGCCTTCCCTTTCCTGCCTTCGcctgggatgggcagccgccgCCGGACCCCGGCGGAGCCCCTGGCCTCGGCCAGTGGGGCAGCCGCCTTCCGGCCCATTGCCAGTCGAGCCCTTCCCTTCTTGCCTTCAAGCCGGGTATGGGGGCAGTGCCTCCGGCCTCCGGCCCCACCTGGTTCACCGAAAGAAGCGGAAGGACTCTACAGGCGTGGACTGAATGGCTGGCCCTCCCCGTCAAGGCAGGCGATTGGACTCTACCGGCGCGGACCGAATGGCTGGCGCTCCCCGCAGAGGCAGGCGGACAGACTCTACCGGACGCCAGTCGAGCCTTTTCTCCTTcatcggctgggatgggcagccgcctCCGGGCCctgccggtcgagcccttcctcctgctttggctgggatgggcagccacctCCGGCCACCGCCAGTCGAGCCATTCCTCTTGCtacggctgggatgggcagccgcctCTGGCCCTTGCTGCTCGAGCCCTTCCTCCTGTTTCGGCTGGGATTGGCAGCTGCCTCCGGCCCCTGCCagtcgagcccttcctcctgctttggctgggatgggcagccgcctctgacccccgccggtcgagcccttcctcctgcttcggctgggatgggcagccgcctccggaccccgccggtcgagcccttcctgctgcttcggctgggatgggcaaCCGCCTCCGGaccccgccggtcgagcccttcctcctgcttcggctgggatgggcagccgcctCCGGACCCCGCCGGTTGAGCCCTTCCTgctgcttcggctgggatgggcagccgcctCCGGCCATTGCCggtggagcccttcctcctgcttcagCCAGGATGGGCAGCCGCCTCCGGCCCCCACCGGTCACCGAGAGAGGCGGACGGACTCTACTGGCGTGGATTGAATGGCTGGCTCTCCCCGCCAAGGCAGGCAGGCGGAGTCTATAG
- the LOC135203954 gene encoding peptide chain release factor 2-like, which produces MQLRAPPVEDGGGGRAPPAEDGGGGRAAPVEDGGGGRAPPVEDGGRVEDGGGGRALPAESALPYRSRRKASPAEAAHPCRSRRQGSTGGGWRRRKDGCPSRLKQEEGLDQRGPEAAAHTGRSRRRGSTGRSQRQLLISAETEGAAHPAGTGGGCPTRLKQEERLDQREPETPARPGRSRISCSTGGGQRRLPNPAKGGGRTRSAGVVGGCLSRPKQKERLDRQELEAAAHPSRSLRKGSTDGSRRRLPNPAKNQGLDQWRVEAAAHPGRSRRKGLTGGGQRRLPIPAEGGGRAKPAGTGKAAHPSRNRRKGSTSRGPEATAHHSQSRRKGSTSGGQRRLPITAKAGGRARPAGARGGCPSQPKQEEGLHQRGPEAAAHPSRSKRKGSTGRGRRRLPIPAEAGGRARLAGAGGGCQSQPKQEEGLERQGPEAAAHPSRSKRKGSTGGGRRAAAIHRQSRGRARPGGRRGRRCHAQADGRKGKGSTGVGRRQLPSQPKQEERFHQLVPNSQSPSTFLGWEG; this is translated from the exons ATGCAACTAAGGGCTCCACCggtggaggatggaggaggagggagggctccaccggcggaggatggaggaggagggagggctgcACCggtggaggatggaggaggagggagggctccacCGGTGGAGGATGGAGGAAGAGTGGAGGATGGAGGCGGAGGAAGAGCTCTACCGGCTGAGTCTGCCCTTCCTTACCGAAGCAGGAGGAAGGCTTCACCagcagaggctgcccatccctgcCGAAGCAGGAGGCAGGGCTCCACCGgcggaggatggaggaggaggaaggatggCTGCCCATCCCGGctgaagcaggaggaagggctcgaccAGCGAGGGCCAGAGGCGGCTGCACATACCGGCCGAAGCAGGAGGAGGGGCTCGACCGGCAGGAGCCAGAGGCAGCTGCTCATCTCAGCCGAAACCGAGGGAGCGGCTCACCCAGCGGGGACCGGAGGTGGCTGCCCAACCCGGCTGAAGCAGGAGGAAAGGCTCGACCAGCGGGAGCCGGAGACTCCTGCTCGTCCTGGCCGAAGTAGGATTAGCTGCTCAACCGGCGGGGGCCAGAGGCGGCTGCCCAACCCGGCCAAAGGAGGAGGTAGGACTCGATCGGCAGGGGTCGTTGGTGGCTGCCTATCCCGGCCGAAGCAGAAGGAACGACTTGACAGGCAGGAGCTGGAGGcagctgcccatcccagccgaagccTGAGGAAGGGCTCTACTGACGGGAGCCGGAGGCGGCTGCCCAACCCGGCCAAG AACCAAGGGCTCGACCAATGGAGGGTGGAGGCAGCTGCCCATCCCGGcagaagcaggaggaagggcttgACTGGCGGGGGCCAGaggcggctgcccatcccagccgaaggaggaggaagggctaAACCGGCGGGGACTGGaaaggctgcccatcccagccgaaaCAGGAGAAAGGGCTCGACCAGCAGGGGGCCAGAGGCAACTGCCCATCACAgccaaagcaggaggaagggctcgaccAGCGGGGGCCAGAGGCGGCTGCCCATCACAgccaaagcaggaggaagggctcgaccAGCGGGGGCCAGAGGCGGCTGCCCATCACAgccaaagcaggaggaagggctccaccaGCGGGGGCCAGaggcggctgcccatcccagccgaagcaaGAGGAAGGGCTCGACTGGCAGGGGCCGGAGGCGGCTGCCaatcccagccgaagcaggaggaagggctcgactGGCAGGGGCCGGAGGCGGCTGCCAATCCCAGCCGAAACAGGAGGAAGGGCTCGAGCGGCAAGGGCCAGaggcggctgcccatcccagccgtaGCAAGAGGAAGGGCTCGACTGGCGGTGGCCGGAGGGCGGCTGCAATCCACAGGCAAAGCAGAGGAAGGGCTCGACCTGGCGGTCGGCGCGGAAGGCGTTGCCATGCCCAAGCCGATGGAAGGAAGGGAAAAGGCTCGACTGGCGTCGGCCGGAGGCAGTTGCCATCCCAGCCAAAGCAGGAGGAAAGGTTTCACCAATTGGTGCCCAACTCGCAGAGTCCATCCACTTTCCTCGGTTGGGAAGGCTAG